In Pseudobacter ginsenosidimutans, the following are encoded in one genomic region:
- a CDS encoding FAD-dependent oxidoreductase: protein MKPSILQFVRTVFRSPVVLFLLLFLANQQGFAKDFPITQYGAKPGLTSLNTVSINKAIEACFRNGGGRVIVPAGIFRTGTITMKDHVELHLEAGAVLLASTDLKDFPVQAQPRYRSQKDPGGWRALIYANEVKDIAITGRGTIDGNGAAQKPDPDSKYKSDMDGRPRNLLFISCNKIKVEGITMRNAGIWNQHYLDCEDVVVDKINVYNHANRNNDGIDIDGCRRFTLSNSTFDTDDDAIVLKSTGAAGCENVVITNCIVSSFCNGIKAGTESTGGFKNISISNCIIKPSSNTHPPIYGTVRGIAGLSLEIVDGGLMDGVSITNITIEGTDCPLYVRLGNRARKHTAAAPEPPVGRMRNIVISNVVAYNTGNYCSSITGIPGHFVENLSLSNIQFLHRGGLQAGAYIDDMSKVVEDEQGYPQPTVWKELPSSGLFIRHAKNIQVNGLMLNAAAADPRTPVMAQDVDGLQIQGVNLTKNFTAPVFFKGDKVNNVKIDRPLGWNKQVWQVPEPALKEVDVCVYGGSSAGVMAAYSARKMGKTVVLIEPGKHVGGLTSGGLGYTDIGNKFAISGLSLDFYRRLGKHYGNFENWIFEPSVAEKTFKEYLQTAAVPVLYEYRLKTVQKEKETISSIIIESSSGAQADQLIKAKMFIDCSYEGDLMANAGVSYTVGRESNEEYKETYNGVQLMDGHQFPDGIDPYKIKGDTSSGLLWGISSNPLIATGSGDQQVQAYNYRICLSNDPANRIAIRRPADYDSSRYELLLRFIDQANPPDLKPILKIDLMPNNKTDINNKGPFSTDMIGMNHQYPEADYATRERIRWEHESYTKGLLYFIGHDPRVPQKLREQMLQWGYPKDEYEDNDHWSPQLYVREARRMKGAYVMTQANCEGRLSVDDGVAMAAYTMDSHNCQRIIIEKNGTRMVKNEGNVEVGGFGPYPIAYRSVTPKQSECSNLLVPVCLSASHIAYGSIRMEPVFMVLAQSSAIAASLAIDQKIPVQQVDAKKIQKIMQANPLLDGTEPDILVDDSDSANTRITGSWKKQTRRSYGPSMLVNDTATNGEASVLFIPAIKKTARYSVYTYLPKLPGIADEIQVEIHDGKKTLRKTIKPHEIKVAGQTSGEWIWLGDYDLSIRKAPWVRISGMEGKVW from the coding sequence ATGAAACCTTCGATCTTGCAATTTGTCCGTACAGTTTTTCGATCCCCTGTGGTCCTTTTCCTTTTATTATTTTTAGCGAATCAGCAGGGATTTGCAAAAGATTTTCCCATCACTCAGTATGGGGCCAAACCTGGCCTCACTTCACTGAATACGGTGAGCATCAACAAAGCCATTGAAGCCTGTTTCAGAAATGGTGGCGGCCGTGTGATTGTGCCAGCTGGGATTTTCAGAACAGGCACCATCACGATGAAAGACCATGTGGAACTGCATCTGGAAGCGGGCGCTGTATTGCTGGCCAGTACTGATTTGAAAGATTTTCCGGTGCAGGCGCAACCCCGTTATCGCTCGCAGAAGGATCCCGGTGGCTGGCGCGCCCTGATCTATGCCAATGAAGTAAAGGATATTGCCATCACCGGCCGCGGAACCATCGATGGCAATGGCGCAGCACAGAAACCGGATCCTGATTCGAAATACAAAAGCGATATGGACGGCCGTCCCCGCAACCTGCTTTTCATTTCCTGTAATAAAATAAAAGTGGAAGGCATCACGATGCGGAATGCCGGGATCTGGAATCAGCATTACCTCGATTGTGAGGATGTTGTGGTAGATAAGATCAACGTGTACAATCATGCCAACCGAAATAATGATGGGATCGATATCGATGGTTGCCGCCGGTTCACTTTATCCAATTCCACTTTCGATACGGATGATGATGCCATCGTGTTGAAAAGTACTGGCGCAGCAGGCTGCGAGAATGTAGTGATCACCAATTGCATCGTTTCCAGTTTCTGCAATGGCATCAAGGCAGGTACAGAATCCACCGGCGGATTCAAGAATATTTCGATCTCCAATTGTATCATCAAACCCAGCAGCAATACCCATCCGCCGATCTATGGTACGGTCCGCGGTATTGCGGGACTCTCTCTTGAAATTGTAGATGGCGGCCTGATGGACGGCGTCAGTATCACCAATATTACTATTGAGGGAACCGACTGCCCTTTGTATGTCCGTCTCGGCAACCGCGCAAGGAAACATACGGCTGCTGCGCCGGAACCACCGGTGGGGCGCATGCGCAATATCGTTATCAGTAATGTGGTAGCATACAATACAGGAAATTATTGTTCGTCCATAACAGGTATACCAGGGCATTTTGTAGAGAACCTTTCGCTTTCCAATATCCAGTTCCTCCACAGGGGCGGCTTGCAGGCCGGTGCTTATATCGATGACATGAGCAAAGTAGTGGAAGATGAGCAGGGGTATCCGCAGCCTACTGTATGGAAGGAACTGCCTTCATCGGGATTGTTCATCCGGCATGCTAAGAATATCCAGGTGAATGGTCTGATGCTGAATGCTGCTGCTGCTGATCCCCGCACGCCTGTGATGGCGCAGGATGTGGATGGACTGCAGATCCAGGGTGTAAACCTGACGAAGAATTTCACCGCGCCGGTCTTCTTTAAAGGCGATAAGGTGAACAATGTAAAAATAGACAGGCCGCTGGGTTGGAACAAACAGGTGTGGCAAGTGCCTGAACCTGCTTTGAAGGAAGTGGATGTATGCGTGTATGGCGGCAGCTCTGCCGGCGTTATGGCTGCATACAGTGCCAGGAAAATGGGAAAGACGGTTGTTCTGATCGAGCCGGGCAAACATGTTGGTGGGCTTACCAGTGGCGGATTAGGCTACACAGATATCGGCAACAAGTTTGCCATCAGTGGCCTCTCGCTGGATTTTTACCGCAGACTGGGAAAGCATTACGGGAATTTCGAGAACTGGATCTTTGAACCTTCTGTAGCGGAAAAAACTTTCAAAGAATATTTGCAAACAGCCGCTGTGCCGGTATTGTATGAATATCGTTTGAAAACTGTACAAAAAGAAAAGGAAACAATTTCTTCCATTATTATCGAATCTTCTTCCGGTGCGCAGGCTGATCAGTTGATCAAAGCAAAAATGTTCATCGATTGCAGCTACGAGGGCGACCTGATGGCAAATGCAGGCGTATCGTACACGGTAGGCCGCGAAAGCAATGAGGAGTACAAAGAAACATACAACGGCGTTCAACTCATGGATGGACACCAATTCCCGGATGGAATCGATCCTTACAAAATAAAGGGAGACACCAGCAGTGGTCTCTTATGGGGAATTTCTTCGAATCCATTAATTGCCACCGGTTCCGGTGATCAACAGGTGCAGGCTTATAATTACAGGATCTGTCTGAGTAATGATCCTGCCAACAGGATCGCAATCCGCAGACCGGCAGATTATGACAGTTCCAGGTATGAATTGCTGCTCCGTTTTATTGATCAGGCCAATCCGCCTGATCTAAAGCCCATCCTGAAGATCGATCTGATGCCCAACAACAAAACTGATATCAACAACAAGGGACCTTTTTCAACCGACATGATCGGTATGAACCATCAGTATCCTGAAGCGGATTATGCAACCAGGGAAAGGATCAGGTGGGAACATGAATCATACACGAAGGGACTGCTCTATTTTATTGGCCATGATCCCCGCGTTCCGCAAAAACTGCGTGAGCAGATGCTGCAATGGGGCTATCCCAAAGATGAATACGAAGACAATGATCATTGGTCGCCACAACTCTATGTACGCGAAGCAAGGCGCATGAAAGGTGCTTATGTAATGACCCAGGCCAACTGTGAAGGCAGGTTGAGTGTGGACGATGGCGTTGCCATGGCGGCTTACACGATGGACTCACACAATTGTCAGCGCATCATTATCGAAAAAAATGGAACGCGCATGGTGAAGAATGAAGGGAATGTGGAAGTGGGAGGATTTGGCCCTTATCCCATCGCTTACAGATCTGTTACGCCAAAGCAATCGGAATGCAGTAACCTGCTGGTGCCTGTGTGTTTATCCGCCAGTCATATCGCCTATGGTTCAATCCGCATGGAACCTGTATTCATGGTGCTGGCACAATCATCGGCCATTGCTGCTTCACTGGCCATCGATCAGAAAATACCGGTACAGCAGGTTGATGCAAAAAAGATCCAAAAGATCATGCAGGCCAATCCATTGCTGGATGGCACTGAGCCTGATATTTTGGTAGATGATTCAGATAGCGCCAACACAAGAATAACAGGATCATGGAAAAAACAAACCCGCAGAAGCTATGGCCCTTCGATGCTGGTGAATGATACGGCTACTAACGGAGAAGCATCCGTGCTTTTTATCCCTGCCATCAAAAAAACAGCACGCTATTCTGTGTATACTTATTTACCGAAGCTGCCCGGGATTGCAGATGAGATACAGGTGGAAATTCATGATGGAAAGAAAACACTGCGCAAAACAATTAAACCTCATGAGATCAAAGTGGCTGGTCAGACTTCCGGTGAATGGATTTGGCTGGGCGACTATGATCTCTCCATCCGGAAAGCACCCTGGGTCCGCATCTCCGGGATGGAGGGAAAGGTTTGGTAG